The Orrella daihaiensis genome contains the following window.
AGTTAATCACAGGCTCCATGCTCACAGGCAGTCATCGTGGCGAGCGCGTAGGTGCTTGCACCGATTGTCGACGCTATTGGGGCAAGTTCAGGGCGCAAGAAATTGATGAGACTGAAATTAGTGACGTGAACAATCAGCTGGTCCCAAGTGTAGGTACTTGTTCAGTCATGGGCACAGCCAGCACCATGGCATGTATCGCAGAGGCACTTGGCATGACGGTCCCCGGTTGTGCCTCGCCGCCAGCGGTGACAGCCGATCGAATCCGGGTGGCCGAAGAAACCGGTCGACAAGCCGTGGAATTAGCCCGCAAAGGACTGACGATAGACAAGATTTTGACGCCGCAGGCTTTTGAGAATGCGATGCGCGTGCTCTTGGCAATTGGCGGATCAACCAACGCGATCGTGCACTTGACCGCTATCGCCGGGCGCATGGGTTTGGAGATGGATTTGCAAGGACTAGATCGCATGGGGCGCGAGACGCCTGTGCTGCTCGACTTAAAGCCCTCTGGACAACACTATATGGAGGATTTCCATGCCGCAGGTGGCATGGCAACGCTGCTGCGAGCGCTAAAGCCGTTGCTCAATCTTGATGCCCTGACGGTCACGGGACGGACTCTGGGCGAGGAAATCGACCGGGCGGGCCCTGGATTCAAGCAAGACGTTGTGCGGTCAATTTCTGACCCGATCTATCCGCAAGGTGGCATTGCGGTGTTGTCGGGCAATCTGGCCCCCGGCGGCGCCATCCTCAAGCAGTCCGCAGCCGATGCACGCTTAATGGAGCACGAGGGCCGGGCAGTGGTGTTTGAGAACCTGGAAGATCTGGCGGCCCGTATCGACAGCGATAGTCTTGATGTCAATGCTGAAGATATTTTGGTTCTAAAAAATATCGGTCCGAAAGGAGCGCCTGGCATGCCTGAAGCGGGCTATATGCCAATTCCGAAGAAGCTAGCGCGCGCAGGCGTTAAGGATATGGTTCGTATTTCTGACGGACGTATGAGTGGCACAGCGTTTGGCACGATTGTTCTGCATGTCACGCCAGAGTCTGCTCTGGGCGGGCCTTTGGCTTATGTTCAAAACGGTGACCGGATTCGGTTAAGTTTGCAAAGGCGAGAGTTGTCATTGCTCATCTCTGGTGAGGAATTGGCTCGTCGAGCAAAGGCCTCGCCTGTAGAAGCGCCTACGGCTGAGCGTGGCTATCGGCGGTTGTTTTTAGAGCATGTCCTGCAGGCCGATGAGGGGGCAGATTTTGATTTTCTGCAGGCATCCAAGAAGGTGGGCAAGGTGCCACGCAACTAGGGCGTCTGCAGTCAAAGCCGTAAAGCGATGAGTCCCACCACAATCACGCAGGCGCCTGCCCATTGTCGTGGCGTCAGGCGTTCCTTTAACAACCAGACACCTAGCAGAGCGGCAAATAGCACCGATGTTTCGCGTGTGGCTGAAACCAGTGCCATGGGCGCCTCGGTCATCGCCCAAAGCACGATGGCGTAACCGACCGCCGATAGCACCCCGCCCATTGCTGTTGCAACAAACCTTTGCTGTATATAGCTCGCCAAAGGCCGACCGAGTCCGGCCAAGCTTAGGAGCGTTGTGAAGACGACGCTTTCCAGAATAAACAGCCAAGCGGTAAAGGATAAGGGGTTTTGTGAAAGGCGCGCGCCTTGTCCATCGACGATGGAGTAAGTGGCAATCGTCACGCTGCAGGCCACGGCCCAGCCGATCGCTGCACGCGCTCGTTGCAGCTTGGCTTTGAAAGCTATGGCCAGCACGCCTAAGCTGACCAGTAAAACCCCAACCCAACCGTTGGGACTGAGCGACTCACCGATAAACGCCCAGGTACCTAAGGACACCAGCACTGGCGCGCCACCGCGCATAATGGGGTAAACCACGCTAAGTGCCCCATGTGTGTAGGCCCGTGCCAGGGTGAAGTAATACACCACGTGAATGGCGATAGACAGAGCCAGTAGGGGCCAGCTTTCGGGGTGGGGTAGTGGCAGCCAAATAGCCACTGGCACTCCGATGACGCCTGTCCAGATCACTAACGCCGCGGTATGTAACAGCGGATTACTGCCACCTCGAACCCAGGCATTCCATGTCGCGTGCAAGGCAGCAGCACCAAGAACAGCAAGAAAAACTGGCAGTGGATAGTCCACGATCGTTTGGCTAGCAGATGTCTACTGTGATGGGTTGTTAGCGGTGGCTCGAGCAATGCACGTCAACCCAGCCGATGGTAGCATGCAGATATCTACAACTGACGGCTAGTACCATGTACTCCATCGTTGAATTCGCATCCCTAAAACATGCGCCTTACAAGCGTTTGACGATCGGGTTGGCCAAGACACCCGTTGGTCCGGCGGTCCTGGTGTGGGACGCATTGGGTATCCGCGAATTGAGTCTGGACAAGAGCCCGC
Protein-coding sequences here:
- a CDS encoding EamA family transporter, producing MDYPLPVFLAVLGAAALHATWNAWVRGGSNPLLHTAALVIWTGVIGVPVAIWLPLPHPESWPLLALSIAIHVVYYFTLARAYTHGALSVVYPIMRGGAPVLVSLGTWAFIGESLSPNGWVGVLLVSLGVLAIAFKAKLQRARAAIGWAVACSVTIATYSIVDGQGARLSQNPLSFTAWLFILESVVFTTLLSLAGLGRPLASYIQQRFVATAMGGVLSAVGYAIVLWAMTEAPMALVSATRETSVLFAALLGVWLLKERLTPRQWAGACVIVVGLIALRL
- a CDS encoding IlvD/Edd family dehydratase, with the protein product MSQNNSGFKKGLTSYGDAGFSLFLRKAFIKGAGYTDSALDRPIVGITNTGSGYNPCHGNMPQLIEAVKRGIMLAGGLPVDFPTISVHESFASPTSMFLRNLMSMDTEEMLKAQPMDAVVLIGGCDKTVPAQLMGAASAGLPAIQLITGSMLTGSHRGERVGACTDCRRYWGKFRAQEIDETEISDVNNQLVPSVGTCSVMGTASTMACIAEALGMTVPGCASPPAVTADRIRVAEETGRQAVELARKGLTIDKILTPQAFENAMRVLLAIGGSTNAIVHLTAIAGRMGLEMDLQGLDRMGRETPVLLDLKPSGQHYMEDFHAAGGMATLLRALKPLLNLDALTVTGRTLGEEIDRAGPGFKQDVVRSISDPIYPQGGIAVLSGNLAPGGAILKQSAADARLMEHEGRAVVFENLEDLAARIDSDSLDVNAEDILVLKNIGPKGAPGMPEAGYMPIPKKLARAGVKDMVRISDGRMSGTAFGTIVLHVTPESALGGPLAYVQNGDRIRLSLQRRELSLLISGEELARRAKASPVEAPTAERGYRRLFLEHVLQADEGADFDFLQASKKVGKVPRN